One Salinimonas marina DNA segment encodes these proteins:
- the fadE gene encoding acyl-CoA dehydrogenase FadE, translated as MAELVWFLVILLALCIASYKRMGLMNTIALTGALMVLGTLFGDIGILGWLVYLVIAVPLGAADIRKPYITKKLLAFYKKVMPEMSRTEQEAIDAGTVWWDGDIFSGDPDWDKLHGIPKGRLSEEEQAFLDGPVDRVCQMVDEWQINHKEADLPAEIWDFLKEHKFFAMIIKKQYGGLEFSAYAQSRVLQKLAGCSAVLSSTVGVPNSLGPGELLQHYGTTEQQDYYLPRLADGTEVPCFALTGPEAGSDAGAIPDVGIVCKGEWNGEEILGMRLTFDKRYITLAPIATVIGLAFKMQDPDGLLGETPDLGITCALIPRDTKGLDIGRRHFPLNTPFQNGPIRGQDIFVPLDYIIGGQSMAGKGWRMLMECLSVGRCITLPSTAAGGAKTCALATGAYARIRRQFRMPVGHMEGVEEMLARIGGNTYLMDSVTRLSTVGVDLGEKPSVISAICKYHLTEKMRQIINDSMDIHGGKGIMLGPNNYLGRAYEGAPISITVEGANILTRNMMIFGQGAMRCHPYVLKELEAAAMDDRDEQLEAFDKAVFGHIGFAMSNKVRSLWFAITSNAFSSAPFADDTARYYKLLQGYSANLAFMTDVSMGVLGGDLKRRERLSARLGDILSGIYLGSATLKRFDEEGRLHEDAPLMHWAMQQTLYDIETAILDFLANFPSRPVALGLKAVVIPFGRRCEKPSDRLEHKIAGILQTPSTARSRLGNGQYLTREEGNLFGDLEQTLEDVIASEPVFNRICKDRGEKLPFTNLDKLADEALASGIINNDEAELLTRTEAGRMRTIAVDDFDHEELVLGKQKKTRRKTAAA; from the coding sequence ATGGCAGAACTTGTCTGGTTTTTAGTAATTTTACTGGCGCTGTGCATCGCCAGTTATAAGCGTATGGGACTGATGAACACCATCGCGCTGACGGGTGCGCTAATGGTACTGGGTACCTTATTTGGCGACATCGGCATTCTTGGCTGGCTGGTGTATCTGGTGATTGCGGTGCCGTTAGGCGCGGCGGATATCCGCAAACCCTATATCACCAAAAAGTTGCTGGCTTTTTATAAAAAGGTCATGCCCGAAATGTCACGCACCGAACAAGAAGCCATTGACGCTGGCACCGTGTGGTGGGATGGCGATATTTTTAGTGGCGATCCGGACTGGGATAAACTACATGGTATTCCCAAAGGTCGACTAAGCGAAGAAGAACAGGCGTTTCTGGACGGCCCGGTAGATCGGGTGTGTCAGATGGTGGATGAATGGCAGATTAACCACAAAGAGGCCGATCTTCCTGCTGAAATCTGGGATTTTCTTAAAGAACACAAGTTCTTCGCCATGATCATTAAAAAGCAATATGGCGGACTGGAGTTTTCAGCCTACGCTCAGTCGCGGGTATTGCAAAAACTGGCGGGGTGCAGCGCGGTGCTGTCCTCTACCGTCGGTGTCCCCAATTCATTGGGGCCGGGCGAATTATTACAACATTATGGTACGACTGAGCAGCAAGACTATTATCTACCGCGGCTGGCTGATGGTACCGAGGTTCCCTGTTTTGCATTGACCGGTCCGGAAGCCGGCTCTGATGCCGGTGCCATCCCGGATGTGGGTATCGTATGTAAAGGCGAATGGAACGGTGAAGAAATCCTGGGCATGCGGCTGACCTTTGATAAGCGGTATATCACGCTGGCCCCTATTGCTACGGTAATCGGACTTGCCTTTAAAATGCAGGATCCCGATGGCTTGCTTGGGGAAACGCCCGACTTAGGCATCACCTGTGCGCTGATCCCCCGTGATACCAAAGGCCTGGATATTGGCCGTCGCCACTTTCCGCTGAATACCCCGTTCCAGAACGGACCTATTCGGGGTCAGGATATTTTTGTGCCGCTGGATTATATTATTGGTGGCCAGTCAATGGCCGGCAAAGGCTGGCGCATGCTGATGGAGTGTCTGTCGGTGGGTCGTTGTATTACCCTGCCCTCCACCGCTGCTGGCGGTGCCAAAACCTGCGCACTGGCCACCGGTGCCTATGCCCGTATTCGCCGTCAGTTCCGTATGCCCGTCGGTCATATGGAAGGCGTGGAAGAAATGCTGGCCAGAATCGGTGGCAACACCTACCTGATGGATTCGGTTACCCGCCTGTCCACGGTGGGCGTCGACCTGGGTGAAAAACCCTCGGTTATCTCTGCCATTTGTAAATACCATCTGACTGAAAAAATGCGTCAGATTATCAATGACTCGATGGATATTCATGGTGGTAAAGGCATCATGCTGGGGCCAAATAACTATCTGGGCCGTGCGTATGAAGGGGCGCCGATTTCTATCACCGTAGAAGGGGCCAATATCCTTACCCGTAATATGATGATATTTGGTCAGGGCGCGATGCGTTGCCACCCCTATGTGCTTAAAGAACTTGAAGCTGCGGCGATGGACGATCGTGACGAACAGCTTGAAGCATTCGATAAAGCGGTATTCGGTCATATTGGTTTTGCCATGTCGAACAAAGTTCGCAGCCTTTGGTTTGCCATTACCAGCAATGCCTTTAGCTCTGCGCCTTTTGCAGATGACACCGCGCGCTACTATAAGCTATTGCAAGGCTATAGCGCGAACCTGGCATTTATGACCGATGTGTCAATGGGTGTGCTTGGTGGCGATCTGAAACGCCGTGAACGCCTGTCTGCCCGCTTGGGCGATATCCTTAGCGGTATCTATCTGGGCAGTGCCACCTTAAAACGGTTCGATGAAGAAGGCCGCTTGCACGAAGATGCGCCGCTCATGCACTGGGCAATGCAACAGACCCTGTATGACATTGAAACCGCGATTCTGGATTTTCTGGCTAACTTCCCTTCCCGGCCGGTGGCCCTGGGGCTTAAGGCTGTAGTTATTCCATTTGGACGGCGTTGCGAAAAACCCTCAGATCGCCTGGAGCATAAAATTGCCGGCATCCTGCAGACCCCGTCTACCGCCCGCAGTCGTCTTGGTAACGGTCAGTACCTGACCCGCGAAGAAGGCAATCTGTTTGGTGATTTAGAACAGACCCTGGAAGATGTGATTGCCAGCGAGCCGGTGTTTAACCGGATTTGCAAGGACAGAGGCGAAAAACTGCCGTTTACAAACCTGGATAAACTGGCGGATGAAGCGCTGGCAAGCGGTATTATCAACAATGATGAGGCGGAGCTGCTAACACGCACCGAAGCCGGCCGTATGCGTACCATTGCCGTGGATGACTTTGATCATGAAGAGCTGGTACTGGGCAAACAAAAGAAAACCCGTCGTAAGACTGCGGCGGCCTGA